A genomic window from Pseudoxanthobacter soli DSM 19599 includes:
- a CDS encoding ferredoxin--NADP reductase yields the protein MAAFHEEKVLDVHHWTDRLFSFRTTRDPSLRFSNGHFTMIGLNVDGRPLLRAYSIASANHADYLEFLSIKVENGPLTSRLQHIKPDDMIIVGRKPTGTLVTDYLLPGKRLYLLGTGTGLAPFLSIISDPETYEKFETVILVHGVREVAELAYHDYLTTELPNDEILGELVSAGLRYYPTVTREPFRNQGRITQLIESGKLFSDLGLPPFNKDEDRVMLCGSPQMLSELKTMLEARGFEEGNTSTPGDFVVERAFVEK from the coding sequence ATGGCTGCCTTCCATGAAGAGAAGGTTCTCGACGTCCATCATTGGACCGATCGCCTGTTCAGCTTCAGGACGACGCGAGACCCGTCTCTGCGCTTCTCCAACGGTCACTTCACCATGATCGGCCTCAATGTCGACGGGCGGCCGCTGCTTCGGGCCTACTCCATCGCCAGCGCCAATCATGCCGACTATCTCGAGTTCCTCAGCATCAAGGTCGAGAACGGTCCGCTGACCTCGCGGCTCCAGCATATCAAGCCGGACGACATGATCATTGTCGGCCGCAAGCCGACCGGAACGCTGGTGACCGACTACCTGCTGCCCGGCAAGCGTCTCTACCTGCTCGGGACCGGCACCGGCCTCGCGCCGTTCCTCTCGATCATCAGCGATCCCGAGACCTACGAGAAGTTCGAGACCGTCATCCTCGTCCACGGGGTGCGCGAGGTCGCCGAGCTCGCCTATCACGACTACCTCACCACCGAGCTGCCGAACGACGAGATCCTCGGCGAACTCGTCTCGGCGGGCCTGCGCTACTATCCGACGGTCACCCGCGAGCCGTTCCGCAACCAGGGCCGGATCACCCAGCTCATCGAAAGCGGCAAGCTGTTTTCCGATCTCGGCCTGCCGCCCTTCAACAAGGACGAGGATCGCGTGATGCTCTGCGGCAGCCCCCAGATGCTGTCGGAGCTGAAGACCATGCTCGAGGCGCGCGGTTTCGAGGAAGGCAACACCTCGACGCCCGGCGACTTCGTCGTCGAGCGCGCATTCGTCGAGAAATAG
- a CDS encoding NAD(P)-dependent alcohol dehydrogenase, which translates to MARALVLERPRELRLREIDLPQNVGPGDVRIRMDVVGICGSDVHYYRHGRIGPFVVEAPMVLGHEGAGTVVEIGDRVAGLKPGDRVCVEPGIPDFSSRASRIGLYNLDPSLTFWATPPVHGCLTPEVVHPASLCYRLPDGVSQAEGAMVEPLAVGLQAVHKVGVAAGDVALVLGAGPIGILVALSALAAGCARVLIFDPAQEKMRIAAGYDGIVPLAADPAGLAGQVMAATGGWGVDIVFECSGAARAYDEAAPCLRPGGALVCVGMAAGPVPIDMVALMVKEIRVVTVFRYANVYDRAIALMESGKIDVKPLISATYGFEDSVAAFERADAALPQDVKIQITLD; encoded by the coding sequence ATGGCGAGGGCTCTGGTTCTGGAACGGCCGCGCGAACTCCGGCTGCGCGAGATCGACCTGCCGCAGAATGTCGGACCGGGCGATGTGCGCATCCGCATGGACGTCGTCGGCATCTGCGGCAGCGACGTTCACTATTACCGCCATGGCCGCATCGGCCCCTTCGTGGTCGAGGCGCCGATGGTGCTCGGCCATGAGGGCGCCGGCACGGTGGTGGAGATCGGCGACCGCGTCGCCGGCCTCAAGCCGGGCGACCGGGTCTGCGTCGAGCCGGGTATCCCCGACTTCTCCAGCCGGGCGAGCCGGATCGGGCTCTACAATCTCGATCCGTCGCTGACCTTCTGGGCGACGCCGCCGGTGCACGGCTGCCTGACGCCGGAAGTGGTTCATCCCGCTTCGCTTTGCTACCGGCTGCCGGACGGCGTCAGCCAGGCCGAGGGCGCGATGGTGGAGCCGCTGGCCGTCGGGCTGCAGGCCGTCCACAAGGTGGGCGTGGCGGCAGGCGATGTGGCACTTGTCCTCGGTGCCGGGCCGATCGGAATCCTGGTCGCGCTTTCGGCGCTTGCGGCAGGCTGCGCGCGGGTGCTGATCTTCGATCCCGCCCAAGAGAAGATGCGGATCGCCGCCGGCTATGACGGGATCGTGCCGCTCGCGGCCGACCCGGCCGGGCTCGCCGGGCAGGTGATGGCCGCGACCGGAGGCTGGGGCGTCGACATCGTGTTCGAGTGCTCCGGCGCCGCGCGCGCCTACGACGAAGCCGCGCCGTGCCTGCGGCCGGGGGGTGCGCTGGTCTGTGTCGGCATGGCCGCGGGCCCGGTTCCGATCGACATGGTGGCCTTGATGGTCAAGGAAATCCGCGTCGTGACGGTATTCCGCTACGCCAATGTCTACGACCGCGCCATCGCGCTGATGGAAAGCGGCAAGATCGACGTCAAGCCGCTGATCTCGGCGACCTACGGCTTCGAGGACAGCGTGGCGGCCTTCGAGCGCGCCGACGCGGCGCTGCCGCAGGACGTGAAGATCCAGATCACGCTCGACTGA
- a CDS encoding SDR family NAD(P)-dependent oxidoreductase, protein MTEGSPIDYRGRQDLAGRLALVTGAGQGIGAACAEALAATGAEVVCTDIDPARAEATAAALVARGHAARAAALDVTDSAAIDALAASLPPLDVLVCNAGIVSNTPAEEMSDAEWQRVIDVNLTGVFRTCRGFGRRMLEAGRGSIVNIGSMSAEIVNTPQPQCHYNASKAGVHHLTRSLAVEWAKRGVRVNAVAPTYIETPLLHGLESQPGLIERWLDLTPMGRMGKPSEIASVVQFLASDASSLMTGAILRADAGYTCL, encoded by the coding sequence ATGACCGAAGGCAGCCCTATCGACTATCGCGGGCGGCAGGATCTCGCCGGCCGGCTCGCGCTCGTCACCGGCGCGGGACAGGGCATCGGCGCCGCCTGCGCCGAGGCGCTGGCCGCCACCGGCGCCGAAGTCGTCTGCACCGACATCGATCCCGCCCGTGCCGAGGCGACCGCGGCGGCGCTGGTCGCCCGCGGCCATGCCGCCCGCGCGGCCGCGCTCGACGTCACCGACAGCGCCGCGATCGATGCGCTCGCGGCCTCGCTGCCACCGCTCGACGTGCTCGTCTGCAATGCCGGCATCGTCTCGAACACCCCGGCGGAAGAGATGTCGGACGCAGAATGGCAGCGCGTCATCGACGTCAACCTGACCGGCGTGTTCCGCACCTGCCGCGGCTTCGGCCGGCGGATGCTGGAGGCCGGGCGCGGTTCGATCGTGAACATCGGCTCGATGTCGGCCGAGATCGTCAACACGCCCCAGCCGCAGTGCCATTACAACGCCTCGAAGGCCGGCGTGCACCACCTGACCCGGTCACTCGCGGTCGAGTGGGCGAAGCGCGGAGTGCGCGTCAACGCCGTCGCCCCGACCTATATCGAGACGCCGCTGCTCCACGGGCTCGAAAGCCAGCCCGGTCTGATCGAGCGCTGGCTCGACCTGACACCGATGGGTCGGATGGGCAAACCCTCTGAAATCGCTTCGGTTGTGCAGTTCCTTGCCTCCGACGCATCGAGCCTGATGACCGGCGCGATCCTGCGCGCGGACGCCGGCTACACCTGCCTGTGA
- a CDS encoding C-terminal binding protein → MTAKRLVVTDQAFGNVRHEQAAAAAAGAAFDEYHCRSEEETLAAVAGADAVLNNFAPMTRRVLAALKPGAAVVRYGVGVDNVDLDAARDLGIRVCNVPDYGVEEVADHAAAMTLALSRRIPRFDGAVHEGRWKITEIVHDLRSLRDTTVGLVGMGRIAQAYARRMAAFGCHLIGYDPFVPAEQAHRLGIEPADLGRVIAEAGVLSLHLPLTAETRHLIDADAIARLPKGAIVINASRGGLVDETALAAALTSGHLAGAGLDVFEIEPLPPHSPLRRAPNVLMSPHAAFYSDASVDALQRLAAEEALRALRGEPLRCPLT, encoded by the coding sequence ATGACGGCGAAACGGCTGGTCGTCACCGACCAGGCGTTCGGCAATGTCCGCCACGAGCAGGCGGCCGCGGCGGCAGCCGGCGCGGCCTTCGACGAGTACCATTGCCGCTCGGAGGAGGAGACACTTGCCGCCGTCGCCGGCGCCGACGCCGTGCTCAACAATTTCGCGCCGATGACGCGCCGCGTGCTCGCGGCGCTGAAGCCCGGCGCGGCGGTGGTGCGCTATGGCGTCGGGGTCGACAATGTCGACCTCGATGCCGCCCGCGACCTCGGCATCCGCGTCTGCAATGTGCCGGACTACGGCGTCGAGGAGGTGGCCGATCACGCCGCCGCGATGACGCTGGCGCTGAGCCGTCGCATCCCGCGCTTCGACGGCGCCGTGCACGAGGGCCGCTGGAAGATCACCGAGATCGTCCACGACCTGCGCTCGCTGCGCGACACCACCGTCGGGCTGGTCGGCATGGGCCGCATCGCGCAGGCCTACGCGCGGCGGATGGCCGCCTTCGGCTGCCACCTGATCGGCTATGACCCTTTCGTGCCGGCAGAGCAGGCGCATCGCCTCGGCATCGAGCCGGCGGATCTCGGCCGCGTCATCGCCGAAGCCGGCGTGCTCTCTCTGCACCTGCCGCTGACCGCCGAGACACGACACCTGATCGATGCCGATGCCATCGCCCGGCTGCCGAAGGGGGCGATCGTCATCAACGCCTCCCGCGGCGGACTGGTCGACGAGACGGCGCTCGCCGCGGCTCTGACCTCGGGCCATCTCGCCGGTGCCGGGCTCGACGTGTTCGAGATCGAGCCGCTGCCGCCCCACTCCCCGCTCCGCCGCGCGCCGAACGTCTTGATGTCGCCGCATGCGGCCTTCTATTCGGATGCCTCGGTGGACGCGCTGCAAAGGCTCGCAGCCGAAGAAGCGCTGCGGGCGCTGCGCGGGGAACCGCTGCGCTGTCCGCTGACATGA
- a CDS encoding fumarylacetoacetate hydrolase family protein gives MLPERPDSARLVGRVWRPDKAGPSVVIVRDGLVIDVTEAVVCVADFLDDSPAERFDSLEGEVLGKPEDLVLDPPAMGYGADRPCLLAPIDFQAIKACGVTFAQSMIERVIDERTSGDPTRADALRRRIGALIGGNLANIEAGSRQAAEVKAALIAEGLWSQYLEVGIGPDAEVFTKTQPMAAVGHGAEVGINPISAWNNPEPEIVLAVDSAGTIRGATLGNDVNLRDVEGRSALLLGKAKDNNASCSIGPFIRLFDDGFTLADLEKAELAMKVTGSDGFEMTGRSNMAEISRKPATLVAQTMNASHQYPDGFVLFLGTMFAPTQDRAEPGSGFTHRAGDVVEISTPLLGTLRNTVTQSDKAAPWRFGTRALMRNLAARGLLR, from the coding sequence ATGCTGCCAGAACGTCCCGATTCGGCCCGTCTCGTCGGTCGCGTCTGGAGGCCGGACAAGGCCGGCCCGTCGGTCGTGATCGTGCGCGACGGCCTCGTGATCGATGTGACCGAAGCGGTCGTCTGCGTCGCCGATTTCCTGGACGACAGCCCGGCCGAACGTTTCGATAGCCTCGAAGGAGAGGTACTCGGCAAACCGGAAGATCTGGTGCTCGATCCCCCGGCGATGGGTTACGGCGCCGACCGGCCGTGCCTGCTCGCCCCCATCGACTTCCAGGCGATCAAGGCCTGCGGCGTCACCTTCGCCCAGAGCATGATCGAACGCGTCATCGACGAGCGCACCTCCGGCGATCCGACGCGGGCGGATGCCCTGCGCCGCCGCATCGGCGCGCTGATCGGCGGCAATCTCGCCAACATCGAGGCAGGCTCCCGGCAGGCCGCCGAGGTAAAGGCCGCGCTGATCGCAGAGGGGCTTTGGTCGCAATATCTCGAAGTCGGCATCGGTCCGGATGCCGAGGTCTTCACCAAGACGCAGCCGATGGCCGCCGTGGGTCATGGCGCGGAAGTCGGCATCAACCCGATCTCGGCCTGGAACAATCCCGAGCCGGAGATCGTGCTCGCGGTCGACAGTGCCGGCACCATCCGCGGCGCGACGCTCGGCAACGACGTCAACCTGCGCGATGTCGAAGGCCGCTCCGCGCTGCTTCTTGGCAAGGCGAAGGACAACAACGCCTCGTGCTCCATAGGCCCCTTCATCCGCCTGTTCGATGACGGCTTCACCCTCGCCGACCTCGAAAAGGCCGAGCTGGCTATGAAGGTGACCGGAAGCGACGGCTTCGAGATGACCGGCCGCTCCAACATGGCCGAGATCAGCCGCAAGCCCGCGACCCTCGTCGCCCAGACGATGAACGCGAGCCACCAGTACCCAGACGGCTTCGTGCTGTTCCTCGGCACCATGTTCGCCCCGACCCAGGACCGGGCGGAACCCGGCAGCGGCTTCACCCATCGGGCCGGTGACGTGGTCGAAATCTCGACGCCACTGCTCGGCACCCTGCGCAATACCGTGACGCAGAGTGACAAGGCTGCGCCATGGCGCTTCGGCACGCGCGCGCTGATGCGCAATCTCGCCGCGCGGGGGCTGCTGCGATGA
- a CDS encoding aldehyde dehydrogenase family protein, with amino-acid sequence MSDQTLRALDGNLFIDGAFCAGTGGRLPVVNPATGESLGQIAAATPEEVEAAVAAARRAFRPWAALVPRRRAEALHRLGDLIAADADAMARIMTLEQGKPLNEARGEILKLAEACHFYAEEATRVLGEIVPNDQPGFQSLVVREPIGVVGAITPWNYPAELVGWKLCASLAAGCTIVIKPAELTPFTALAIAAKVAEAKIPAGVVNVVTGKGSVVGQALVDHPGVDKIAFTGSSRVGLHIQNSSPVVKRLSLELGGNCPLIVTESADIAAAVKGATRRSFRNMGQICIAINRIYVARQHYEGFLSALGAAADRLTIGNGIERPNADVGAMASAEPLEKTQAHLADALAKGARLVAGGSAPQGEEFARGFFFRPTVVGDCTHDMLVMTEETFGPLVGVAPYDSLDEAIEKANDTPYGLASYAYARDLVEIQRLSMGLDYGNVAINNVDAGIMNAPYGGRKQSGVGYEHGREGLLEYFNFKHVRLHHGVGA; translated from the coding sequence ATGTCCGATCAGACCCTTCGCGCCCTCGACGGCAACCTGTTCATCGACGGCGCCTTTTGCGCCGGAACGGGCGGGCGGCTGCCGGTCGTGAACCCGGCGACGGGCGAGAGTCTGGGTCAGATCGCCGCCGCCACGCCCGAGGAAGTCGAGGCCGCCGTCGCCGCCGCCCGCCGGGCGTTCCGCCCCTGGGCCGCGCTGGTGCCGCGCCGCCGCGCCGAGGCGCTGCACCGACTCGGCGACCTGATCGCCGCCGACGCCGACGCGATGGCGCGCATCATGACGCTGGAGCAGGGCAAGCCGCTCAACGAGGCGCGGGGCGAAATCCTGAAGCTCGCCGAGGCCTGCCATTTCTATGCCGAGGAAGCGACACGGGTGCTCGGCGAGATCGTGCCGAACGACCAGCCGGGCTTCCAGAGCCTCGTCGTGCGCGAGCCGATCGGCGTGGTCGGCGCCATCACTCCCTGGAACTACCCGGCCGAGCTCGTCGGCTGGAAGCTCTGCGCCAGCCTCGCCGCGGGCTGCACCATCGTCATCAAGCCGGCCGAGCTGACGCCGTTCACCGCGCTCGCCATCGCGGCCAAGGTGGCGGAGGCCAAAATCCCGGCCGGCGTCGTCAACGTGGTGACGGGCAAGGGTTCGGTGGTCGGGCAGGCGCTCGTCGATCATCCCGGCGTCGACAAGATCGCCTTCACCGGGTCGAGCCGCGTCGGCCTGCACATCCAGAACAGCAGCCCCGTGGTCAAGCGCCTGTCGCTCGAACTCGGCGGCAACTGTCCGTTGATCGTGACGGAAAGCGCCGACATCGCGGCCGCGGTGAAGGGAGCGACCCGCCGCAGCTTCCGCAACATGGGCCAGATCTGCATCGCGATTAACCGCATCTATGTCGCCCGCCAGCATTATGAGGGCTTCCTCTCCGCGCTCGGCGCGGCGGCCGACCGGCTGACCATCGGCAACGGCATCGAGCGGCCGAATGCCGATGTCGGTGCCATGGCCTCGGCCGAACCGCTGGAGAAGACCCAGGCGCACCTCGCCGATGCGCTGGCGAAGGGCGCCCGGCTCGTGGCGGGCGGCAGCGCGCCGCAAGGCGAGGAATTCGCCCGCGGGTTCTTCTTCCGCCCGACCGTCGTCGGCGACTGCACCCACGACATGCTGGTGATGACGGAGGAGACCTTCGGTCCGCTCGTCGGCGTCGCGCCCTATGACAGCCTGGACGAGGCGATCGAGAAGGCCAACGACACGCCCTACGGTCTGGCCTCCTATGCCTACGCGCGCGATCTCGTCGAGATCCAGCGCCTGTCGATGGGGCTCGATTACGGCAACGTCGCCATCAACAATGTCGATGCCGGCATCATGAACGCGCCCTATGGCGGGCGGAAGCAGAGCGGCGTCGGCTACGAGCACGGGCGCGAGGGCCTGCTCGAATATTTCAACTTCAAGCACGTTCGCCTGCACCACGGCGTCGGAGCCTGA
- the xylB gene encoding xylulokinase, whose protein sequence is MTSVILGIDIGTSGCKALLLDPQGRVIAADTATYGLSQPRPGWTEQDPELWIEGARAAVAGALAKAGAVEILAVGLSGQMHGLTPLDADMNVLRPALLWNDQRNAAECAEITEAAGGLEGMLAAVNNRMLIGYTGGKIVWMQRHEPELFARLRHVLNPKDYLRFRLTGERATEVSDASGTGLFDVRTRRWADDLIGRIGIDARLLPPAHESHVITGRIDARGAALFGLPAGIPVAGGGGDSVIQTIGSGVIAPGELQTTIGTAGILAAALDAPQPNPDGRLQVFCNVAPDKWHCMGVSMNAGGAMGWFRQVMTAGFGTGALPAFDEIVAEAAASPAGARGLLFLPYLNGERCPHPDPQARGAFVGLTARHTRGDVARSVMEGVVHAFVDMYALMRPMGIAGTIVKASGGGARSPLWRQMQADMFGCDVVTTEGAAEGAAFGAALVAGVGIGIWPDAGTAAATCRDLTREHPTADAGRIYARANDIYRGLYSALRESFVALSDPAFEGGADV, encoded by the coding sequence ATGACCTCCGTGATCCTCGGCATCGATATCGGCACTTCCGGCTGCAAGGCGCTGCTGCTCGATCCGCAGGGCCGGGTGATCGCGGCCGATACCGCGACCTACGGGCTGTCGCAGCCACGGCCCGGCTGGACGGAGCAGGACCCGGAACTCTGGATCGAGGGCGCCCGCGCCGCGGTCGCCGGTGCGCTCGCCAAGGCCGGCGCGGTCGAGATTCTCGCGGTCGGGCTGTCCGGCCAGATGCACGGGCTGACGCCGCTCGACGCGGACATGAACGTGCTTCGCCCCGCGCTGCTCTGGAACGACCAGCGCAACGCGGCCGAATGCGCCGAGATCACCGAGGCGGCCGGCGGACTTGAGGGCATGCTGGCGGCGGTCAACAACCGCATGCTGATCGGCTATACCGGCGGCAAGATCGTCTGGATGCAGCGTCACGAACCCGAGCTTTTCGCCAGGCTGCGCCATGTGCTGAACCCGAAGGACTATCTGCGCTTCCGTTTGACCGGGGAGCGGGCGACCGAGGTGTCCGACGCCTCCGGCACCGGGCTGTTCGACGTTCGCACGCGCCGCTGGGCAGACGACCTGATCGGGCGGATCGGCATCGATGCCCGGCTGCTGCCGCCGGCACACGAATCCCACGTCATCACCGGGCGGATCGACGCGCGGGGTGCGGCACTGTTCGGCCTGCCTGCCGGCATCCCCGTCGCGGGCGGCGGCGGTGACAGCGTCATCCAGACCATCGGCTCCGGCGTGATCGCGCCCGGCGAACTTCAGACCACCATCGGCACCGCCGGCATCCTCGCCGCCGCGCTCGATGCGCCCCAGCCGAACCCGGACGGCCGGCTTCAGGTGTTCTGCAATGTCGCGCCGGACAAGTGGCACTGCATGGGCGTTTCGATGAATGCCGGCGGGGCCATGGGCTGGTTCCGGCAGGTCATGACCGCCGGCTTCGGCACCGGCGCGCTCCCGGCGTTTGACGAGATCGTGGCGGAGGCGGCGGCGAGCCCGGCCGGCGCGCGGGGCCTCCTGTTCCTGCCCTATCTCAACGGCGAGCGCTGCCCGCATCCCGATCCCCAGGCGCGAGGCGCGTTCGTCGGCCTGACGGCGCGGCACACGCGCGGCGATGTCGCGCGCAGCGTCATGGAGGGCGTGGTTCATGCCTTCGTCGACATGTACGCGCTGATGCGGCCGATGGGCATCGCCGGCACCATCGTGAAGGCCTCCGGGGGCGGCGCGCGCTCGCCGCTGTGGCGCCAGATGCAGGCCGACATGTTCGGGTGCGATGTCGTCACCACCGAGGGGGCGGCGGAAGGCGCGGCCTTCGGCGCAGCGCTCGTCGCCGGAGTCGGTATCGGCATCTGGCCCGACGCGGGAACCGCCGCCGCGACCTGCCGCGACCTGACGCGCGAGCATCCGACGGCGGACGCCGGGCGGATCTACGCCCGCGCCAACGACATTTATCGTGGGCTCTATTCGGCCCTGAGGGAGAGCTTCGTCGCCTTGAGCGATCCTGCCTTCGAAGGAGGGGCCGATGTCTGA
- a CDS encoding HAD-IA family hydrolase: MTAERPAPLDGGATYSALIFDLDGTLINSAPDIAASVNRYFAAQGWPQLETDYVEGFIGNGPRRLLLDMMLDLGLPSDDETVAAAVDGYIRHYTERPADLTRFYDHVREDLVALRAAGFRLGICTNKPHALTQSILAILGLDTLFDVALGADAVPACKPDPRHLIAVAEAMGLEDGSWAYVGDTGVDQRTAAAAGVPFFVVPWGGGALVGVSASQRLTRLRDLMQHGPRIAAAGE, translated from the coding sequence TTGACTGCTGAGAGGCCTGCGCCGCTCGATGGCGGCGCGACCTATTCCGCGCTGATTTTCGATCTCGACGGCACGCTCATAAACAGCGCGCCCGACATCGCAGCCTCGGTGAACCGCTATTTCGCCGCGCAGGGCTGGCCGCAGCTCGAGACCGACTATGTCGAGGGCTTCATCGGCAACGGACCGCGGCGGCTGCTGCTCGACATGATGCTCGATCTCGGCCTGCCGTCCGACGACGAAACCGTCGCCGCCGCCGTCGACGGCTATATCCGCCACTACACCGAGCGGCCGGCGGACCTGACGCGGTTCTATGACCACGTGCGCGAGGACCTGGTGGCGCTGCGCGCCGCCGGCTTCCGACTCGGCATCTGCACCAACAAGCCCCATGCGCTCACCCAGTCGATTCTCGCCATCCTCGGCCTCGACACGCTGTTCGACGTCGCGCTCGGGGCCGATGCCGTGCCGGCGTGCAAGCCCGATCCGCGCCACCTGATCGCGGTCGCCGAGGCGATGGGGCTCGAGGACGGCAGCTGGGCCTATGTCGGCGACACCGGCGTCGACCAGAGGACGGCGGCGGCGGCCGGCGTGCCGTTCTTCGTGGTGCCCTGGGGCGGCGGCGCACTCGTCGGCGTGTCGGCGTCCCAGCGCCTGACCCGGCTTCGCGATCTCATGCAGCACGGCCCGCGCATCGCGGCGGCCGGCGAATGA
- a CDS encoding MurR/RpiR family transcriptional regulator: MTGDGQVTVSLLQRILQEQATMGAAEQRVAAFVSTSPGEVIHMSMARLSQTCSVSDPTIMRFCRRFGFEGYQDFKLHLAQSLVPSAPFAYEQIVQGDGIDNIVRKTCRNSLNAIQRLLEDLAPQQVEEGAKILHAATWTGIYATGISEVTALDAEHKFQRLGMRCQALLGGKKQWMHAESARPGEVALIFSQSGHTKQMVEVAIAARAGGGRVVSIAAADSPLARVSDVVIAVLPYDRTELMTPLASRLNHHLVINMLVTAIAIIGGSEFPDQLPALDSWQTDKI; the protein is encoded by the coding sequence ATGACGGGGGACGGGCAGGTGACGGTCAGCCTGTTGCAGCGCATCCTTCAGGAGCAGGCGACGATGGGCGCCGCCGAGCAGCGCGTCGCCGCCTTCGTCAGCACCTCGCCCGGCGAAGTGATCCACATGAGCATGGCGCGTCTGTCGCAGACTTGCTCGGTCAGCGATCCGACCATCATGCGGTTCTGCCGCCGGTTCGGTTTCGAGGGCTATCAGGACTTCAAGCTGCACCTCGCCCAGAGCCTCGTGCCCTCGGCGCCGTTCGCCTACGAGCAGATCGTGCAGGGCGACGGCATCGACAACATCGTGCGCAAGACCTGCCGCAATTCCCTCAACGCCATCCAGCGGCTGCTTGAGGATCTGGCGCCGCAGCAGGTCGAGGAAGGCGCGAAGATCCTCCATGCCGCGACCTGGACCGGCATCTACGCCACCGGCATCTCCGAGGTCACCGCGCTCGATGCCGAGCACAAGTTCCAGCGGCTCGGTATGCGCTGCCAGGCGCTGCTCGGCGGCAAGAAGCAGTGGATGCATGCGGAAAGCGCGCGGCCTGGCGAGGTGGCGCTGATCTTCTCGCAGTCCGGCCACACCAAGCAGATGGTGGAGGTGGCGATCGCGGCGCGCGCCGGCGGCGGCCGGGTGGTCTCGATCGCGGCGGCCGACAGCCCGCTCGCCCGGGTGTCCGACGTGGTGATCGCGGTGCTGCCCTACGACCGCACCGAGCTGATGACGCCGCTCGCCTCGCGCCTCAATCACCACCTCGTCATCAACATGCTGGTGACGGCCATCGCCATCATCGGCGGCAGCGAGTTCCCGGATCAGCTTCCGGCGCTCGATTCCTGGCAGACGGACAAGATCTGA
- the rpiA gene encoding ribose 5-phosphate isomerase A — translation MSAQDEAKKVAGRRVIEEFVRDGMKLGLGSGTTSHFFVRELGKHVAGGMKLTCTTTSRSTNDVAREVGIQIVDPNDIGEIDLTIDGPDEVDRQLNMIKGGGACLLWEKIVAHASKRMICICDESKIVDQIGKFPLPVEVVQFAWKQTERMVANTLAAHGLSGVPIVRRMRDGQPVVTDSGNFILDCRCGAISEPAKLEIELNRIPGVVENGLFTREAAGMVVGCFDGTSYVSMR, via the coding sequence ATGAGCGCACAGGACGAGGCGAAGAAGGTTGCCGGGCGGCGCGTGATCGAGGAATTCGTGCGCGACGGCATGAAGCTCGGGCTCGGCTCCGGCACCACGTCGCACTTCTTCGTGCGTGAGCTCGGCAAGCACGTCGCCGGCGGCATGAAGCTGACCTGCACCACCACCTCGCGCTCCACCAACGACGTCGCGCGCGAGGTCGGCATCCAGATCGTCGATCCCAACGATATCGGCGAGATCGACCTGACCATCGACGGGCCGGACGAGGTCGACCGCCAGCTCAATATGATCAAGGGCGGTGGCGCGTGCCTGTTGTGGGAGAAGATCGTCGCCCACGCCTCCAAGCGGATGATCTGCATCTGCGACGAGAGCAAGATCGTCGACCAGATCGGCAAGTTCCCGCTGCCGGTCGAGGTGGTGCAGTTCGCCTGGAAGCAGACGGAGCGGATGGTGGCGAACACCCTCGCCGCGCACGGCCTTTCCGGCGTTCCGATCGTTCGGCGGATGCGGGACGGCCAGCCCGTCGTCACCGACAGCGGCAACTTCATCCTCGATTGCCGGTGCGGCGCGATCTCGGAGCCCGCGAAGCTCGAAATCGAGCTGAACCGCATTCCCGGCGTCGTCGAGAACGGTCTCTTCACGCGCGAGGCGGCCGGCATGGTGGTCGGCTGCTTCGACGGCACGTCCTACGTTTCGATGCGATAA